The genomic window ACTGCGACGGGCTGGACGAACCCGAGTGTTACACCGTCGAGGAGGAGTGTGCGGACGGCTCGCCGAGCGAGCCGCTCCGGACCGTGTCGTTCGTCGACGCCCCGGGTCACGAGACTCTGATGGCGACGATGCTCTCGGGCGCGTCGCTGATGGACGGGGCCGTGTTGGTGGTCAGCGCCAACGAGCCCGTCCCCCAGCCCCAGACCGAAGAGCACCTGATGGCGCTCGACATCATCGGGATCGACAACATCGTCATCGCCCAGAACAAGGTCGACCTCGTCGACCCCGAGACCGCCCGCGACAACCACGAGCAGATCACGGAGTTCGTCGAGGGCACGGTCGCGGAAGACGCCCCGATCGTCCCCGTCTCCGCGGGTCAGGAGGTCAACCTCGACCTGCTCATTCAGGCCATCGAGGAGGAGATTCCGACCCCGGACCGGGACCCCGACGCGGACCCCCGGATGCACGTCGCCCGCAGTTTCGACATCAACAAACCCGGCACGACTGCGAAGGACCTCGCCGGCGGCGTCCTCGGCGGCAGTCTCGTCCGGGGCGAACTCGAGGTCGGCGACGATATCGAGATCCGACCCGGCCGCGAGGTCGAGGAGGGCGGCAAGACCGAGTACGTCCCGATCGAGACGAGCATCCGCTCGCTCCAGGCCGGCGGCGAGACCGTCGACACCGTCACGCCGGGCGGCCTGCTCGGCGTCGGGACCGGGCTCGACCCCTCGCTCACCAAGGGCGACGCGCTGGCCGGCCGGATGGCCGGTCCGCCGGGGACGCTCCCGCCGACGTGGAACGAGTTCACCATGGACGTCGACCTGCTCGAGCGGGTCGTCGGCGCGGAACAGGGCGAGACGGTCGACGAGATCAGCACGGGCGAACCGCTGATGATGACCGTCGGTACGGCGACGACCGTCGGCTCGGTCACCAGCGCCCGAAGCGGCGAGTGCGAGGTCAAACTCAAACGGCCCGTCGCCGCCGATCCGGGAACGAAAATCGCGATCAACCGCCGCATCGGCGCGCGCTGGCGGCTGATCGGCCTGGGAACGCTTACGGACTGAGGCGATGAGCACGCGGACGCGGGTCGCCCTCGATACGAGCGCGCTCATGATGCCGGTCGAACTCGACGTGCGGCTGTTCGAGGAACTCGACCGGCTCCTCGACGACTACGAGCCGACGATTCCACAGGCCGTCCTCGAGGAACTCCGGCGGCTATCGGAGAAGGGCGGCACGGAGGGGACGGCCGCGACCGTCGGCCACGATCTGGCGACCGAACGCTGTCTCGTCGTCGACACGGAGGCATCGTACGCGGACGACGCGCTGGTCGAACTCGCCCGCGAGGGCGCGGTCGACTACGTCGTGACGAACGACCGTCCGTTGGGCGACCGGGTGCTCGAAGCGAGCAGACCGGTAATTGCATTACGCGGGAGAAACAAGTTAGCGATCACTCAACCATAGATGTACAAACGGGTCAGATTGAAGGATACGGTAGAAGTGCCACCGGAAGAGCTCGGCGACGTGTCGCCGGATCGAGTCAAGCGACTGCTCCAGGACAAACTCGAGGGGCGAATGGACGAGGAGGTCGGTAGCGTCGTCTCCGTCACCGAAGTCCACGATATCGGCGAGGGAACGGTGCTGCCGAACCGGCCGGGCGTCTACTACGAGGCCGAGTTCGACGCGGTGACGTTCGATCCGGAGATGCAGGAAGTCGTCGACGGCACCGTCGTCGAAGTCGTCGAATTCGGCGCCTTCGTCGGCATCGGCCCCGTCGACGGGCTGCTCCACGTCTCGCAGATCAGCGACGAGTATCTCGCCTTCGACGGCGAGAACCAGCGGCTCTCCTCGAACGAGTCCGACCGCGCGCTCGGCGTCGACGACGCCGTTCGGACTCGTATCGTCACCAAGAGCATCGACGAGCGCAACCCCCGGGACTCGAAGATCGGGCTCACCGCCAAACAGCCCGGCCTCGGCAAACACGGCTGGCTCGAGGAAGAGCGCGAGAAACGCGAAGCGACCGCAGGTGAATAACCATGGCATCCGACCGTCTCGTCTGTCGCGAGTGTCACCGGGTCAACGAACCCGACAACGAGACCTGTGACGCCTGCAACTCCTCGTCGCTGACCGAGGACTGGGCGGGCTACGTCATCATCGCCCACCCCGAGGAAAGCGAAATCGCGACGGAGATGCAGATCACCGAACCGGGCGCGTACGCCCTGAAGGTCCGCTGACGCACGTGACCCGCGACGACGACCGAGACGCGGCGTCCGCCGCCGACGACCAGCTACTGGTTTTACCCGACGACCTGCGCCACGAACTCAAGGAGCCGATGGGACCCATCGAGACCGACGCCGACCGGCTTCTCGAGACCGTCGACGGCCCCCTCATCGCCGTCGGCGACGTCGTCACCTACCACCTGCTCGAGGCGGGCCACCGGCCCGACGTCGCACTGGTCGACGGTCGCACGAAACGCAGCGCGGTCGACGAGGAGATCCGCGAGGCAGTGACGTCGGGCGCGAGCATCGAAGTCAGAAACCCCCCTGCGGAGCTTTCGGCACCGGTCGTTCGGGCGCTCCGACGTGCTCTCGCGGCCGACGAGCCGACGACGATTCTGGTCGACGGCGAGGAGGATCTGGTCGCGCTTCCGGCCATCGTCGCCGCGCCCGAGGGCGCGAGCGTGGTCTACGGCCAGCCCGACGAGGGGATGGTCCACGTGAAAGTCGCCGACGACCACCGGACCGAGATGCGCGCGCTCCTCGAGCGCTTCGAGGGCGACACCGAGCGGTTCTGGGCCCTGCTCGAGGGCTCGGACGACGGCGAGTAAGTCCTCGTTCTCTCCGGTATCCGCTGTGGACGTCTCGAAGTCAGTCCTCGAGAGTCTCACCCGGATGTGATTCGTTTACCGTAATAGACTCGAGACATTTATCACCCGATCTGTTGGTTAAATTGTCATGAACCGTGCCCTCCCGATCGCGGTCACCGTCGGCGTGAGTATCGGTGTGGCAGTCGCGATGATGGGACAGCCAGCGTGGGTCGTCGTCATCAGTGTGAGCGCGCTGTATACCGGCTGGTCGTATTTCGTCGCCCGGGATCCGGGCCTGCTCTCGCTCGAGGGGCTCGCGTTCGAGGACACGAGGGACTCGATTGGGTACGCGGTCGGTCTCTTCGGCGCGAGCGTGTTCGGTGTCGGCATCTACGGCATCGATGCCGTCGTTTTCGTCGGCTACCTCGGTGTGATCGGCTTTCTCCTCACCGCGAGCGCCGCACACAGGCACGAGCAGGCGGCTCCTCGGAGCTAGCGACTCGGCACTCTTGGCGATCGGTCACTCGATAACGGTGTGCTCGAGCGTACCGATCCCCTCGACCTCGAGCGCGACGGTATCGCCGTCCTCGAGCCACTGGCCTAACTCGAGCCCGCAGCCCTCGCCGACCGTGCCGCTGCCGATAACGTCGCCGGGATGGAGCGTCTCGGACTGCGAGACGTGCTCGATGATGTCGGCGAAGGAGTGGTACATCTCGTCGACGATGCCGGTAGACCAGACCTCGCCGTCGATCCGAGCGGTCATCGGGGCGGAGAGCACGTCGATGTCCTCGCGGGGGACGAGGTACGGGCCGAGCCCGTTCGCGAAGTCCTTGCCCTTCGCCGGCCCGAGACGGCCCTCCATCTCCTCGCCCTGGATGTCGCGGGCGCTGAAATCGTTGAACACGGTGTAGCCGGCGATGTGCTTCTCGGCTTCTTCTGCGGGAATGTCACGGCCGCGCTCGCCGATCACTGCAGCGATCTCGAGTTCGTAGTCCATGATCTCCGAGTAGTCGGGCCACTGGACCGTCTCGCCGGGCGCGACCACGCCGTCGGCGTTGCCCTTGTAGTAGACCGGCAGGTCGTACCAGACGTCCGCGATCTCGCCGTCCATGCTGTTTTCCACGTGCTCCTCGATCGCCATGCAGTCCCGCAGCGAGTTGGGCCGCGGCAGCGGCGCGAGCAGCCGGTACTCACCGGGCTCGTACCGGAGTTTGGCACCGCCGGGACCGCGCTCGGCGTCCGTCTCGGCCGCGTACTCGAGCGCCTCTCTGGCGTCCGCGATCGCCCGGTCGCCGCGCTCGAGGAAGGCGATCATCTCCGGCGGGACGTGCGAGCGAGCCAGATCCGCGGGCGCGGGTTCGCCCTCGGCCTCGAGAGTCGCCCCGTAGGCGGCGGTGAGATCGACGAGGGCGGCCTCGTCCGCGGGGGTATCGTCGGTGTCGGTCGACTCGTCGACGGCCCCGATGCGCTCGACGGGGCCGACGGGGGTGTCGACCGCGAACGTCGCGAGCTTCACGCCGTCTCACCGCCGGTTTTGGCGTCGGCCCCGTCGAGCCGTTTCGTGCTCGTCTCGTGGCCGAACGCACCGATGCTCGGCGGCGTCGGTTCGCTCGCTGCGCCGTCCTCGAGACCAATGGTGCGGTC from Natrinema versiforme includes these protein-coding regions:
- a CDS encoding translation initiation factor IF-2 subunit gamma, coding for MVGNRQPEVNIGLVGHVDHGKTTLVQALSGSWTDQHSEEMKRGISIRLGYADATFRHCDGLDEPECYTVEEECADGSPSEPLRTVSFVDAPGHETLMATMLSGASLMDGAVLVVSANEPVPQPQTEEHLMALDIIGIDNIVIAQNKVDLVDPETARDNHEQITEFVEGTVAEDAPIVPVSAGQEVNLDLLIQAIEEEIPTPDRDPDADPRMHVARSFDINKPGTTAKDLAGGVLGGSLVRGELEVGDDIEIRPGREVEEGGKTEYVPIETSIRSLQAGGETVDTVTPGGLLGVGTGLDPSLTKGDALAGRMAGPPGTLPPTWNEFTMDVDLLERVVGAEQGETVDEISTGEPLMMTVGTATTVGSVTSARSGECEVKLKRPVAADPGTKIAINRRIGARWRLIGLGTLTD
- a CDS encoding PIN domain-containing protein, whose amino-acid sequence is MSTRTRVALDTSALMMPVELDVRLFEELDRLLDDYEPTIPQAVLEELRRLSEKGGTEGTAATVGHDLATERCLVVDTEASYADDALVELAREGAVDYVVTNDRPLGDRVLEASRPVIALRGRNKLAITQP
- a CDS encoding DNA-directed RNA polymerase, with amino-acid sequence MYKRVRLKDTVEVPPEELGDVSPDRVKRLLQDKLEGRMDEEVGSVVSVTEVHDIGEGTVLPNRPGVYYEAEFDAVTFDPEMQEVVDGTVVEVVEFGAFVGIGPVDGLLHVSQISDEYLAFDGENQRLSSNESDRALGVDDAVRTRIVTKSIDERNPRDSKIGLTAKQPGLGKHGWLEEEREKREATAGE
- the spt4 gene encoding transcription elongation factor subunit Spt4, with protein sequence MASDRLVCRECHRVNEPDNETCDACNSSSLTEDWAGYVIIAHPEESEIATEMQITEPGAYALKVR
- a CDS encoding GTP-dependent dephospho-CoA kinase family protein, with translation MTRDDDRDAASAADDQLLVLPDDLRHELKEPMGPIETDADRLLETVDGPLIAVGDVVTYHLLEAGHRPDVALVDGRTKRSAVDEEIREAVTSGASIEVRNPPAELSAPVVRALRRALAADEPTTILVDGEEDLVALPAIVAAPEGASVVYGQPDEGMVHVKVADDHRTEMRALLERFEGDTERFWALLEGSDDGE
- a CDS encoding fumarylacetoacetate hydrolase family protein is translated as MKLATFAVDTPVGPVERIGAVDESTDTDDTPADEAALVDLTAAYGATLEAEGEPAPADLARSHVPPEMIAFLERGDRAIADAREALEYAAETDAERGPGGAKLRYEPGEYRLLAPLPRPNSLRDCMAIEEHVENSMDGEIADVWYDLPVYYKGNADGVVAPGETVQWPDYSEIMDYELEIAAVIGERGRDIPAEEAEKHIAGYTVFNDFSARDIQGEEMEGRLGPAKGKDFANGLGPYLVPREDIDVLSAPMTARIDGEVWSTGIVDEMYHSFADIIEHVSQSETLHPGDVIGSGTVGEGCGLELGQWLEDGDTVALEVEGIGTLEHTVIE